From the genome of Caloenas nicobarica isolate bCalNic1 chromosome 16, bCalNic1.hap1, whole genome shotgun sequence, one region includes:
- the TTC28 gene encoding tetratricopeptide repeat protein 28 isoform X2: protein MMKWQPRKKAYFRQGVALQYLGRHADALAAFASGLAQDPKSLQLLVGMVEAAMKSPMRESLEPTYQQLQKMKLDKSPFVVVSVIGQELLTAGHHGASVVVLEAALKIGTCSLKLRGSVFSALSSAYWSLGNTEKSTGYMQQDLDVAKTLGDQTGECRAHGNLGSAFFSKGNYREALTNHRHQLVLAMKLKDREAASSALSSLGHVYTAIGDYPNALASHKQCVLLAKQSKDELSEARELGNMGAVYIAMGDFENAVQCHEQHLKIAKELGNKREEARAYSNLGSAYHYRRNFDKAMSYHNYVLELAQELAEKAIEMRAYAGLGHAARCMQDLERAKQYHEEQLHIAESLQDRAAEGRASSNLGIIHQMKGDYDTALRLHKTHLSIAQELSDYAAQGRAYGNMGNAYNALGMYDQAVKYHRQELQISMEVNDRASQASTHGNLAVAYQALGAHDRALQHYQNHLNIARELRDIQSEARALSNLGNFHCSRGEYVQAAPYYEQYLRLSPDLQDMEGEGKVCHNLGYAHYCLGNYEEAVKYYEQDLALAKDLHDKLSQAKAYCNLGLAFKALMDFSKAEECQKYLLSLAQSLNNSQAKFRALGNLGDIFVCKKDVNGAIKFYEQQLSLAHHVKDRRLEATAYAALGSAYRMIQKCDKALGYHTQELEVYQELGDMPGECRAHGHLAAVYMSLGKYTMAFKCYEEQLELGQKLKDPSIEAQVYGNMGITKMNMNVMEEAIGYFEQQLAMLQQLSGNESVLDRGRAYGNLGDCYEALGDFEEAIKYYEQYLSVAQSLNHMQDQAKAYRGLGNGHRAMGSLQQALVCFEKRLVVAHELGEAFNKAQAYGELGSLHSQLGNYEQAISCLERQLNIAREMKDRALESDAACGLGGVYQQMGEYDTALQYHQLDLQIAEETNNPACQGRAYGNLGLTYESLGTYERAVVYQEQHLSIAAQMNDLVAKTVSYSSLGRTHHALQNYSQAVMYLQEGLRLAEQLGRREDEAKIRHGLGLSLWASGNLEESQHQLYRASALFETIRHEVQLSTDYKLSLFDLQTSSYQALQRVLVSLGHHDEALAVAERGRTRAFADLLVERQTGQQDSDPYSPVTIDQVLETVNGQRGLVLYYSLAAGYLYSWLLAPGAGILKFHEYYLGDSLTENAGEFHEANSVALQTITNSALEQYISSVREALGVDSYYTRACASSETESEAGDIMDQQFEEMNNKLNSMTDPTGFLRMVSRNNLLNRSCQSMTSLFSSTVSPVKDGTSSLPRRQTSFTKPPLRALYDLLIGPMEGGLMHSSGPVGRHRQLILVLEGELYLIPFALLKGSSSNEYLYERFSLIAVPSIQSLNPSSKSHARKTTPAYCSSTSMAAVIGNPKLPSAVMDRWLWGPMPSAEEEAYMVSELLGCQPLVGNAATKERVMSALTQAECVHFATHVSWKLAALVLTPNSDSNPASSKSSFGNPYTIPESLRMQDDASDVESISDCPPLQEFLLTAADVLDLRLPVKLVVLGSYQESSSKVTADGVIGLTRAFLAAGAQCVLVSLWPVPVAASKMFVHAFYSSLLNGMKASAALGEAMKTVQSSKQFSHPSNWAGFMLIGSDMKLNSPSSLVGQALTEILQHPERARDALRVLLHLVEKSLQRIQNGQHNSMYTSQQSVENKVGGIPGWQALLTAVGFRLDPPASGLPAAVFFPTSDPGDRLQQCSTTIQSLLGLPNPALQALCKLITASETGEQLINRLHQVLVQLQAGEKEQDFSSAPIQVSISVQLWRLPGCHEFLAALGFDLCEVGQEEVILKTGKQANRRTMHFALQSLLALFDSTELPKRLSLDSSSSLESLASAQSISNPVPQYQNPPFSPTCPDSIASDAISVYSLSSIASSMSFVSKPESTPEGVGHRGRQDYERPKNIYPHRSAAQSQLSPQTSTVASKDEEEYEGFSIISNEPLASYQENINPGFSPDHKQTKTGRTGGIKESVNSKGSISTPNSPVKMTLIPSPNSPFQKVGKLASSDTGESDQSSTETDSTVKSQEDSNPKLDPQELAQKILEETQSHLIAVERLQRSSSQINKSNNSDDAASTPAGVSAFRCSETSAFSRPISSAQKNQSSPLAIKPKPPTRSSSLQKVSSGYNSPTTSEMSNREGTGQYSGQPSPSCDSHGSLTEQPHFKLKYPSSPYSAHISKSPRNISPSSGHQSPAGSTPSPALSYSSAGSARSSPADAPDIDKLKMAAIDEKVQAIHNLKMFWQSTPHHSTGPIKILRGAPGTMTSKKDVLSLLNLSPRHSKEESADKLELKDLSIEQHLASPQKNPPNGHRRPETTNAATSTHSAPSSSTPGTARPLRLPSGNGYKFLSPGRFFPSSKC, encoded by the exons GTGACCAGACGGGAGAATGCCGAGCTCATGGGAATCTGGGCTCCGCATTCTTCTCCAAAGGAAATTACCGGGAGGCCCTTACTAACCACAGACATCAGCTGGTGCTTGCCATGAAACTCAAGGACAGAGAG gcagcatcctcagcactCAGCAGCCTGGGCCATGTGTACACAGCCATTGGCGACTACCCCAACGCCCTGGCTAGCCACAAGCAGTGTGTTCTCCTTGCGAAGCAGTCCAAAGATGAGCTCTCTGAGGCGCGGGAGCTGGGCAACATGGGAGCGGTGTACATTGCAATGGGggattttgaaaatgcagtgcAGTGCCACGAACAACATCTTAAGATCGCCAAGGAGCTGGGGAACAAGCGGGAGGAAGCTCGAGCCTACAGCAACCTGGGCAGCGCTTACCACTACCGGAGAAACTTCGACAAAGCCATGTCCTACCACAACTATGTGTTGGAGTTGGcccaggagctggcagagaaGGCCATTGAGATGCGAGCTTATGCTGGCTTGGGCCATGCAGCAAGGTGCATGCAGGACCTGGAGAGGGCTAAGCAGTACCATGAAGAACAGTTGCACATTGCTGAGAGCCTGCAGGACCGAGCTGCTGAAGGCAGAGCCTCCTCCAATCTAG gAATCATTCACCAGATGAAGGGCGACTATGACACTGCACTGCGGCTGCACAAGACACATCTGTCCATAGCTCAGGAGCTCAGTGATTACGCGGCCCAGGGCCGGGCCTATGGCAACATGGGCAACGCTTACAACGCCCTTGGCATGTACGACCAGGCTGTCAAGTACCATCGGCAGGAGCTGCAGATCTCCATGGAAGTAAACGACCGTGCCTCTCAGGCGTCCACACATGGGAATTTAGCTGTTGCCTATCAAGCGCTGGGTGCCCATGACCGTGCTCTGCAGCACTACCAAAATCATCTCAACATTGCCCGGGAGCTGCGAGACATCCAGAGTGAAGCGCGGGCCCTGAGCAATTTGGGCAACTTCCACTGCTCACGAGGAGAGTATGTGCAGGCAGCCCCTTACTACGAGCAGTACCTGCGCTTGTCCCCAGACCTGCAGGACatggaaggggaggggaaggttTGCCATAACCTTGGCTATGCCCATTACTGTCTAGGGAACTATGAGGAAGCTGTTAAGTACTATGAGCAGGATCTTGCCTTAGCAAAAGATCTTCATGACAAGTTGAGCCAAGCCAAAGCCTATTGCAACCTGGGCCTGGCCTTCAAAGCCTtgatggacttcagcaaagcagaagagTGTCAAAAGTACCTGTTGTCCCTGGCCCAGTCTCTGAACAATTCCCAGGCCAAATTCCGAGCTCTGGGAAACTTGGGGGatatttttgtctgtaaaaAAGACGTAAATGGTGCAATAAAATTTTATGAGCAGCAATTGAGCTTAGCTCATCATGTTAAGGACAGGAGACTGGAAGCCACTGCCTATGCAGCCTTGGGTTCTGCATACAGAATGATACAGAAGTGTGACAAGGCTTTAGGTTACCACACGCAGGAACTGGAGGTGTACCAGGAGCTGGGAGATATGCCGGGTGAATGCAGAGCACATGGTCACCTTGCTGCGGTGTATATGTCACTTGGGAAGTACACCATGGCCTTCAAGTGTTACGAAGAACAGCTGGAACTTGGGCAGAAGTTGAAGGACCCGAGCATAGAAGCGCAAGTCTATGGTAACATGGGCATCACCAAGATGAACATGAATGTCATGGAGGAGGCTATTGGCTACTTTGAACAGCAGCTGGCcatgctgcagcagctcagcgGGAATGAATCTGTTTTAGATCGGGGCCGAGCATATGGGAACCTCGGAGACTGTTATGAGGCTCTGGGAGATTTTGAGGAAGCTATAAAGTATTATGAACAGTACCTGTCTGTGGCTCAAAGCTTGAACCATATGCAAGATCAGGCAAAGGCCTACCGGGGCTTGGGCAATGGGCACAG GGCAATGGGAAGTTTGCAGCAGGCTCTGGTGTGCTTTGAGAAGAGGCTTGTGGTTGCACATGAGCTGGGGGAGGCGTTTAACAAAGCCCAGGCCTACGGGGAGCTGGGGAGCCTGCACAGCCAGCTGGGGAACTACGAACAAGCCATTTCTTGCCTGGAGCGCCAGCTGAACATTGCTCGAGAGATGAAGGACCGTGCTCTGGAGAGCGATGCTGCCTGTGGCCTCGGAGGGGTCTACCAGCAGATGGGGGAGTACGACACAGCCCTGCAGTACCACCAGCTGGACCTGCAGATTGCGGAGGAGACCAACAACCCTGCTTGCCAAGGCCGGGCCTATGGGAACCTGGGCCTGACCTATGAGTCCTTGGGCACCTACGAGAGGGCGGTAGTTTATCAGGAGCAGCACCTCAGCATTGCGGCACAAATGAACGACCTTGTAGCCAAAACTGTGTCTTACAGCAGTCTGGGGAGGACTCATCACGCTCTGCAGAACTACTCTCAGGCTGTGATGTACCTGCAGGAAG GACTgaggctggcagagcagctgggacGCAGAGAAGATGAAGCCAAAATCCGCCACGGCCTTGGCCTCTCCCTCTGGGCGAGTGGGAACCTGGAGGAGTCTCAGCACCAG CTGTACCGGGCCTCGGCACTGTTTGAAACCATCCGACACGAGGTGCAGCTGAGCACTGACTACAAGCTGTCCCTCTTCGACCTGCAGACATCCTCCTACCAGGCCCTGCAACGGGTACTGGTCAGTCTCG GTCACCATGATGAAGCTTTGGCAGTAGCAGAGAGAGGACGAACAAGGGCATTTGCTGACCTGCTCGTGGAACGCCAGACTGGGCAGCAGGACTCTGATCCCTATTCTCCAGTGACCATTGATCAGGTCCTGGAGACAGTGAATGGCCAGAGGGGACTTGTTCTCTACTACTCCCTGGCTGCAGGTTATCTGTACAGctggctgctggctcctggGGCAG GAATTCTGAAATTTCATGAGTATTATCTGGGTGACAGCCTGACAGAAAATGCTGGGGAATTCCATGAAGCCAACAGTGTGGCCCTGCAAACGATAACGAACTCTGCGCTGGAACAGTACATCTCAAGCGTGCGGGAGGCTCTGGGTGTGGATTCCTACTACACCCG AGCCTGTGCCAGCAGCGAGACTGAGAGTGAAGCTGGGGATATCATGGACCAACAGTTCGAGGAGATGAATAACAAGCTGAACTCAATGACTGACCCGACTGGCTTCCTGAGGATGGTCAGCAGGAACAACCTCTTGAACAG GAGCTGTCAGAGCATGACCAGTCTGTTCAGCAGCACCGTGTCTCCTGTTAAGGATGGAACATCGTCTCTCCCAAGGAGACAGACTTCCTTCACCAAACCCCCACTCCGTGCGCTCTACGACTTACTGATAGGACCTATGGAAGGA ggTTTGATGCATTCCAGTGGGCCTGTTGGCCGCCACCGCCAGCTGATACTTGTTCTGGAAGGAGAACTGTACCTCATTCCTTTTGCTCTCCTGAAGGGCAGCTCCTCCAACGAGTACCTCTATGAGCGCTTCAGCCTCATTGCGGTGCCATCCATCCAGTCGCTGAATCCCAGCTCCAAG tcGCATGCGAGGAAGACTACTCCTGCTTACTGCAGTTCTACCTCAATGGCAGCCGTCATAGGAAATCCCAAGCTCCCTTCAGCAGTTATGGACAGGTGGCTGTGGGGACCTATGCCCTCTGCAGAAGAGGAAGCATACATGGTGTCTGAGTTACTGGGCTGCCAGCCCTTAGTTGGCAATGCAGCAACAAAAGAGAGGGTCATGAGTGCCCTCACCCAGGCAGAATGTGTCCATTTTGCAACCCACGTCTCCTGGAAACTGGCTGCTTTGGTCCTGACACCCAACTCTGACAGCAATCCAGCCAGCAGCAAGAGTTCTTTTGGGAACCCCTACACAATCCCAGAATCCCTTCGGATGCAGGATGATGCCAGTGATGTGGAGAGCATCTCAGACTGCCCTCCTCTTCAGGAGTTTCTGCTTACAGCAGCTGATGTCCTGGATCTGCGACTTCCTGTCAAGTTAGTGGTTCTTGGCTCTTACCAAGAATCCAGCAGCAAAGTCACTGCTGATGGAGTGATTGGCTTGACAAGAGCATtcctggctgctggggctcagTGTGTCCTGGTGTCACTCTGGCCTGTTCCTGTGGCTGCTTCCAAGATGTTTGTGCATGCCTTCTATTCCTCCCTCTTGAATGGGATGAAAGCCAGCGCAGCCCTTGGAGAAGCGATGAAAACTGTACAGAGCAGCAAGCAGTTCTCCCATCCATCCAACTGGGCAG GCTTCATGCTTATTGGGAGTGATATGAAGCTGAACAGCCCTTCTTCACTGGTTGGACAGGCCCTGACTGAGATTCTGCAGCATCCTGAGAGGGCACGAGATGCTCTGCGGGTCCTGCTGCATCTG GTGGAGAAATCATTGCAGCGAATCCAGAATGGGCAGCACAACTCCATGTACACCTCCCAACAAAGCGTGGAGAATAAAGTCGGTGGCATTCCAGGCTGGCAGGCACTGCTCACTGCGGTAGGATTTCGGTTGGACCCTCCTGCCAGCGGCCTCCCGGCAGCCGTGTTCTTCCCTACATCGGACCCCGGGGAccggctgcagcagtgcagcacTACCATCCAGTCCCTGCTGG GTTTGCCTAACCCTGCACTTCAGGCACTTTGTAAACTTATCACAGCTTCAGAAACAGGAGAACAGCTTATCAACAGG CTGCATCAAGTCCTGGTTCAACTTCAGGCAGGCGAGAAGGAACAAGATTTCTCCTCTGCACCAATCCAGGTTTCCATcagtgtccagctctggaggctCCCTGGCTGTCATGAGTTCCTGGCAGCTCTAG GTTTTGACCTTTGTGAAGTTGGCCAAGAGGAGGTGATTCTGAAAACTGGGAAACAAGCTAATCGGAGGACCATGCACTTTGCTCTGCAGTCCTTGCTGGCGCTTTTTG attCTACAGAGCTGCCTAAGCGCCTTAGCTTGGACAGTTCCTCATCACTAGAGTCACTGGCTTCTGCTCAGTCTATTTCCAACCCGGTGCCCCAGTATCAAAACCCTCCGTTCTCTCCTACTTGTCCAGACAGCATTGCATCTGATGCCATCTCTGTCTATAGCCTGAGCTCCATTGCTTCTTCCATGAGTTTTGTTTCCAAGCCGGAGAGCACGCCGGAGGGCGTGGGACACAGGGGACGTCAGGACTATGAGAGGCCCAAGAACATCTATCCGCACAGGtctgcagcacagagccagTTGTCACCACAAACCAGCACTGTAGCCAGCAAAGATGAGGAAGAGTATGAAGGTTTTTCTATAATCAGCAATGAGCCTTTGGCCAGTTACCAAGAAAACATAAACCCAGGATTTTCCCCTGATCACAAACAGACCAAAACTGGTCGGACTGGAGGCATTAAAGAGTCTGTCAACTCCAAAGGGAGCATAAGTACCCCAAATTCTCCTGTTAAAATGACTCTTATTCCCAGTCCAAACTCACCTTTCCAAAAAGTTGGGAAACTTGCAAGTTCTGATACTGGGGAATCTGACCAGTCTAGCACTGAGACTGACAGCACTGTCAAATCCCAGGAGGACAGTAATCCAAAGCTTGATCCGCAAGAGTTGGCCCAAAAAATTCTGGAGGAGACTCAGAGTCACCTCATTGCTGTTGAACGTCTtcaaagaagcagcagccaaaTAAACAAGAGCAACAACTCAGATGATGCGGCATCCACCCCAGCAGGCGTGTCTGCGTTCAGATGTTCAGAGACCAGTGCATTCAGTCGGCCCATCAGCTCTGCTCAGAAGAATCAGTCTTCACCCCTTGCAATTAAACCAAAGCCTCCCACAAGGAGTTCATCCCTCCAGAAAGTGAGTTCTGGCTACAATAGCCCTACGACATCGGAGATGTCAAACAGAGAAGGCACGGGCCAATACAGTGGGCAGCCGTCCCCAAGTTGTGATTCACATGGCTCTTTAACTGAGCAGCCTCACTTCAAACTCAAGTACCCCAGCTCTCCCTACAGTGCTCATATTTCTAAATCACCCAGAAATATCTCTCCAAGCTCAGGGCATCAGTCTCCTGCTGGCAGCACTCCATCTCCTGCTCTGTCTTATTCCTCAGCTGGTTCTGCTCGCTCAAGTCCAGCTGATGCTCCAGACATAGACAAACTAAAAATGGCTGCCATCGATGAAAAAGTGCAAGCAATCCACAACTTAAAGATGTTCTGGCAAAGCACTCCCCATCACTCTACTGGCCCAATAAAGATTCTCCGAGGAGCTCCTGGAACAATGACGTCTAAGAAGGATGTCCTCAGCTTGCTCAATTTATCTCCACGGCACAGCAAAGAAGAAAGCGCAGATAAGCTGGAACTAAAGGACCTGTCTATTGAGCAACACCTTGCTTCTCCACAAAAGAACCCTCCAAATGGACACAGGCGCCCTGAAACTACAAATGCAGCAACATCAACTCATTCTGCACCTTCCAGTAGCACTCCAGGAACTGCACGCCCCTTGAGGCTGCCATCTGGGAATGGTTATAAATTTCTGTCACCGGgaagattttttccttcctccaaatGTTGA